A single Anaerolineae bacterium DNA region contains:
- a CDS encoding transposase family protein, with translation MAGKKGKRSLLEQLRMMPAPRSRHERVYPRYGMLAVLMLAAMHGENSLLGMWPRAKEREQRLVNFMPLGLWARPHLPSPATFWRVVRKRDAGVLEGVVRA, from the coding sequence ATGGCAGGAAAGAAAGGCAAGCGTTCCTTGTTGGAGCAATTGCGTATGATGCCCGCCCCGCGGTCCCGTCATGAGAGGGTATACCCTCGGTACGGCATGTTGGCGGTGCTCATGTTAGCCGCCATGCACGGCGAGAATTCGTTGTTAGGGATGTGGCCACGGGCGAAAGAGCGGGAGCAACGCCTGGTGAACTTCATGCCGTTGGGGTTATGGGCGCGTCCGCATCTTCCCAGCCCGGCGACCTTTTGGCGGGTGGTACGGAAACGGGATGCGGGGGTGCTGGAGGGCGTGGTGCGGGCGTAG